In one Juglans regia cultivar Chandler chromosome 11, Walnut 2.0, whole genome shotgun sequence genomic region, the following are encoded:
- the LOC108995245 gene encoding rosmarinate synthase-like, protein MSSKKSSRVGVHSKLTVVSSKPFGPGNTHPLSALDHALALHTLHVIFYYEDNLFQSFDLNPLRESLSEVLSLYPSVTGRLSRADNGNWEVKCNDAGVRIFRAKVGVSLHEWLSSADESEERDLTVWDDMPQDPTIWSSFRLQINEFEGGGVAIGLSCPHMLADPTSATLLFKSWAETSRREPIEHPPFFNSMALHGRPVPNVNTKSAEYYAAKSKAQASSLKMASATFKFPTSVIKQCLSGVHQDCPDATPFDFLAAFFWTRVTRVKGPKNGSAHSLSICTDFRRLLKGSLPFGYFGNALHFSMLSLEGGEMGQGELGHVVQSVHSHILGMKEEEVWSVIDWLEAQKVEGGKFAPPFRMFGPELTCISFEHMIVPSTMAEGSARSSSIHAMFNKDRKPVHASYHVGNVEGEGLIVVTPSTEEGFTRTVTVTLPEKELAELCEDQSILRLEPTMLLCGKR, encoded by the exons ATGTCGAGCAAAAAGAGCAGCAGGGTAGGGGTACACTCAAAACTGACTGTAGTTTCCAGCAAACCTTTCGGGCCGGGAAACACGCATCCTTTATCTGCGCTGGATCATGCCCTGGCGCTCCACACCCTCCACGTCATCTTTTACTACGAGGATAACCTGTTCCAGTCCTTCGACTTGAACCCCTTGAGGGAGTCTTTGTCAGAGGTTCTTTCCCTCTACCCGTCGGTTACTGGTCGGTTGAGCCGAGCAGACAACGGTAACTGGGAAGTGAAGTGTAATGATGCCGGAGTCCGAATCTTCCGGGCCAAAGTTGGGGTCAGCCTCCATGAGTGGCTGAGCTCTGCTGATGAGTCAGAGGAGAGGGATCTGACCGTGTGGGACGACATGCCCCAAGATCCTACTATATGGTCATCTTTCCGACTACAg ATAAACGAGTTTGAAGGAGGGGGAGTAGCAATCGGATTAAGTTGTCCACACATGCTTGCAGACCCAACCTCTGCAACTTTACTCTTCAAGTCATGGGCCGAGACTTCACGAAGGGAACCCATCGAGCATCCACCTTTCTTCAACTCCATGGCACTGCATGGCCGTCCAGTTCCCAACGTAAACACAAAATCAGCCGAATATTATGCAGCCAAGTCCAAAGCACAGGCTTCCTCGCTCAAAATGGCCTCAGCCACCTTCAAATTTCCCACTTCAGTCATCAAACAATGCCTCTCCGGAGTCCATCAAGATTGCCCCGATGCCACTCCTTTCGATTTTCTAGCCGCATTCTTTTGGACACGTGTCACACGTGTGAAGGGCCCCAAAAATGGCTctgcacactctctctcaatctGTACGGACTTTAGGAGGCTATTGAAAGGTTCACTCCCATTTGGGTATTTTGGCAATGCGTTGCACTTCTCAATGTTGTCACTGGAGGGAGGAGAGATGGGCCAGGGAGAGTTGGGACATGTTGTGCAGTCAGTGCACAGCCATATTTTGGGTATGAAGGAGGAAGAGGTTTGGTCAGTAATAGATTGGCTTGAAGCACAAAAGGTAGAGGGAGGGAAATTTGCACCACCCTTTAGGATGTTTGGCCCTGAGCTGACGTGCATTAGCTTCGAACATATGATCGTCCCTAGCACGATGGCAGAAGGTTCTGCTAGATCATCGTCGATACATGCAATGTTCAACAAGGATAGAAAGCCGGTTCACGCCTCATATCATGTCGGAAATGTGGAGGGAGAAGGATTGATTGTGGTAACACCTTCAACTGAAGAAGGGTTTACTAGGACTGTGACGGTGACTTTGCCTGAGAAGGAACTGGCAGAGCTATGTGAGGACCAATCTATCCTGCGACTGGAACCAACAATGCTACTATGTGGTAAAAGATAG
- the LOC108995246 gene encoding probable aldo-keto reductase 1, translating to MAQGNEVQIPRMKLGNQGLEVSKLGFGCMGLSGAYNSPLSDEDGISVIKHAFSKGITFFDTSDIYGPHTNELLLGKALKQLPREKIQIATKFGIQRLLSSGMDVDGSPEYVRSCCEASLKRLDVEYIDLYYQHRVDTKVPIEETIGELKKLVEEGKVKYIGLSEASPDTIRRAHAIHPITALQMEWSLWTRDIEEEIIPLCRELGIGIVPYSPLGRGFFAGKGVVESLATDSSLAHHPRFQGENLDKNKTIYTQIESLARKHECNPAQLAIAWVLKQGDDVVPIPGTTKIKNLDNNIGSLKVKLTGEALKEISDVVPIEEVAGSRSYTDTDHLQWKFANTPPKK from the exons ATGGCACAAGGAAACGAAGTCCAAATTCCAAGGATGAAATTGGGCAATCAAGGCCTTGAG GTCTCCAAGTTGGGGTTTGGATGTATGGGCCTGAGTGGAGCATATAATTCTCCTCTCTCTGATGAGGATGGAATCTCAGTAATAAAGCATGCTTTCAGTAAGGGAATCACTTTCTTTGATACATCCGACATTTATGGGCCTCATACTAATGAACTTCTGCTTGGGAAG GCCTTGAAGCAATTGCCAAGAGAGAAAATTCAAATAGCCACCAAATTTGGCATCCAAAGACTGTTATCTTCTGGTATGGATGTGGACGGTAGTCCGGAATATGTTCGCTCATGCTGTGAGGCGAGCTTGAAGCGCCTTGATGTGGAATATATTGATCTGTATTATCAGCATCGGGTAGACACAAAAGTACCTATAGAAGAAACT ATTGGTGAACTTAAGAAACTGGTAGAAGAGGGAAAAGTCAAGTATATTGGTCTATCTGAAGCCAGCCCAGACACAATAAGGAGGGCACATGCTATCCATCCAATCACAGCTCTACAGATGGAGTGGTCTCTCTGGACACGTGATATTGAGGAAGAGATAATCCCACTTTGCAG GGAACTTGGAATTGGAATAGTTCCATACAGTCCTCTTGGTCGTGGCTTTTTTGCTGGCAAAGGAGTTGTGGAAAGTTTGGCCACAGATAGCAGCTTG GCCCATCATCCTCGGTTCCAAGGGGAGAATTTGGACAAGAACAAGACCATTTATACTCAGATAGAAAGCCTTGCTagaaagcatgaatgcaatcCTGCCCAGCTAGCAATAGCATGGGTTCTCAAACAAGGGGATGATGTTGTCCCTATACCTG GGACAACCAAGATCAAGAACCTGGATAACAATATTGGCTCTTTGAAGGTCAAACTTACAGGAGAAGCTCTAAAAGAGATATCTGATGTTGTACCCATAGAAGAGGTAGCCGGTAGTAGAAGCTATACAGACACAGATCATTTACAATGGAAATTTGCCAACACTCCACCAAAGAAATGA